One Lysinibacillus sp. OF-1 DNA segment encodes these proteins:
- a CDS encoding sulfate ABC transporter substrate-binding protein: protein MKKRSYVLQTLALLAAVTLSLTGCGSANSDEKASGQEAKKSVELLNVSYDPTRELYDEFNKDFIKKWKDETGQDVKINQSHGGSGKQGRAVIDGLEADVVTLALAYDIDEIAQTRELLNKDWQTEFDYNSTPYTSTIVFLVRKGNPKNIQDWDDLIKEDVSVITPNPKTSGGARWNYLAAWAYAGKLYNNDETKIKKFMKSLYSNVEVLDSGARGATTTFVERKIGDVLIAWENEAYLSLNELGKDEFEIITPSLSILAEPPVAVVDKIVDKKGTREVAEAYLQHLYSDIGQEIAAKNYYRPRNETILAKYKEQFPQLELVSIDDFGGWSQAQATHFKDGGTFDEIYVPQ, encoded by the coding sequence ATGAAAAAAAGGAGCTATGTTCTCCAAACGTTAGCACTATTAGCTGCAGTAACGTTAAGTTTAACTGGCTGTGGAAGTGCTAATTCTGATGAAAAAGCAAGTGGTCAGGAAGCAAAGAAGTCTGTAGAACTACTCAATGTTTCCTATGACCCAACACGCGAGCTTTACGATGAATTTAACAAGGATTTTATAAAAAAATGGAAAGACGAAACAGGTCAAGATGTCAAAATCAATCAATCACATGGTGGATCTGGCAAACAAGGTCGAGCTGTGATCGATGGTCTCGAAGCTGACGTTGTCACCCTTGCACTAGCTTACGATATAGACGAAATTGCTCAAACACGCGAGCTATTGAATAAAGATTGGCAGACAGAATTTGATTATAACTCGACCCCCTATACATCGACCATTGTGTTTTTAGTACGCAAAGGGAATCCAAAAAACATTCAAGACTGGGATGATCTAATTAAAGAAGATGTGTCGGTCATTACACCCAACCCCAAAACATCTGGTGGTGCACGTTGGAACTACTTAGCGGCTTGGGCTTATGCTGGAAAGTTATATAACAATGATGAAACAAAAATAAAAAAATTTATGAAATCACTCTATAGCAATGTTGAAGTATTAGATTCTGGTGCTCGTGGTGCTACAACGACATTCGTAGAACGAAAGATTGGAGACGTCTTAATTGCATGGGAAAATGAAGCCTACTTATCTTTAAATGAATTAGGGAAGGACGAATTTGAAATCATCACACCATCATTAAGTATTTTGGCAGAGCCACCAGTTGCAGTTGTTGACAAAATCGTTGATAAAAAAGGGACACGTGAAGTTGCGGAAGCTTACTTACAACATTTATATAGTGATATCGGGCAAGAAATTGCGGCAAAAAACTATTATCGACCACGTAATGAAACCATTCTAGCAAAATATAAAGAGCAATTTCCTCAGCTTGAACTTGTGTCCATTGATGATTTTGGCGGTTGGTCACAAGCACAAGCTACCCATTTTAAAGATGGTGGTACCTTTGATGAAATATATGTACCACAATAA
- the cobA gene encoding uroporphyrinogen-III C-methyltransferase, translating into MGKVYIVGAGPGDVDLITVKGLRCIECADIILYDRLINKELLDYAKQDAKLIFCGKLPQQHAMIQEQINQTLVSYAQQGYVVTRLKGGDPFVFGRGAEEAEVLAKHQIPFEIVPGITSGIAAPAYAGIPVTHRALGSSFAMVTGHMQDGKEDAIRWESLAKGIDTIAIYMGVGNLPYIRQQLLKYGRDENTPVAVIHWGTLATKQQTVTGTLATIEEIVCTETIQNPSIILVGKVVTLRETIQWFEHNTPQPVQITR; encoded by the coding sequence ATGGGGAAAGTTTATATCGTAGGTGCAGGTCCTGGAGATGTTGACCTCATTACGGTCAAAGGATTACGTTGTATTGAATGTGCTGACATTATTTTATATGACAGACTCATTAATAAAGAGCTATTGGATTATGCCAAGCAAGACGCTAAATTGATTTTTTGTGGGAAATTACCACAACAGCATGCAATGATTCAAGAGCAGATCAACCAGACTCTTGTCAGTTATGCACAGCAAGGGTATGTCGTAACAAGATTAAAAGGAGGAGATCCGTTTGTCTTTGGTAGAGGGGCTGAGGAAGCTGAGGTACTAGCTAAGCATCAGATTCCATTTGAAATTGTACCTGGCATTACTTCAGGTATAGCAGCGCCAGCGTATGCAGGCATTCCTGTTACACATCGGGCATTAGGTTCAAGTTTTGCCATGGTTACGGGGCATATGCAGGATGGGAAAGAAGATGCGATACGTTGGGAAAGTCTTGCGAAGGGAATTGACACGATTGCCATTTATATGGGGGTTGGTAATCTGCCATACATTCGTCAGCAATTACTCAAATATGGCCGTGATGAAAATACGCCTGTGGCTGTTATTCATTGGGGCACATTAGCCACAAAGCAACAAACCGTTACGGGTACTTTAGCTACAATTGAAGAAATTGTGTGTACGGAAACTATTCAAAACCCTAGCATCATATTAGTAGGGAAAGTTGTGACACTAAGAGAAACAATTCAATGGTTTGAGCATAACACGCCACAGCCAGTCCAAATAACGAGGTAA
- the cysW gene encoding sulfate ABC transporter permease subunit CysW, producing MEQSTFIQQASSEKNKAAPKSAALQEPRIVRYSLTFIALAFLAFFIVLPLLSIFITAFQKGADVYFAAITHPDALAAIKLTLTVVAIAVPLNALFGVMAAWALTKFNFKGKNLLLTIVDLPFAVSPVIAGLVFILLFGSQGLFGDWLFAHDIKIVFALPGIVLATIFVTLPFVARELIPLMQTQGTSEEEASISLGANGFKTFWYVTLPNIKWGLFYGLILCNARAIGEFGAVSVVSGHIRGMTNTMPLHIEILYNEYQFSAAFAVASLMSVMAIFTLVVKDIIAWKSKSS from the coding sequence ATGGAACAATCAACATTTATTCAGCAGGCTAGTAGTGAGAAAAATAAAGCAGCCCCAAAGTCTGCTGCATTACAGGAGCCCCGTATTGTTCGCTATTCGTTAACGTTCATTGCCTTAGCTTTTTTAGCTTTCTTTATCGTACTACCTTTACTATCTATTTTTATTACAGCCTTTCAAAAGGGAGCCGACGTTTATTTTGCTGCTATTACACATCCAGATGCGTTAGCTGCTATTAAGCTTACGTTAACGGTTGTAGCTATTGCTGTACCACTTAATGCTCTTTTTGGCGTAATGGCTGCATGGGCCCTTACAAAGTTTAATTTTAAAGGGAAAAATCTATTACTTACCATCGTTGATTTACCATTTGCCGTCTCCCCTGTTATCGCAGGACTAGTATTTATTTTATTGTTTGGTTCACAGGGACTTTTCGGTGATTGGCTGTTCGCACATGATATTAAAATTGTTTTTGCCTTGCCTGGCATTGTCCTCGCCACTATTTTCGTCACTTTACCCTTTGTTGCACGTGAGTTAATACCACTCATGCAAACACAGGGCACATCTGAGGAGGAAGCGTCCATTTCACTTGGTGCCAACGGCTTTAAAACATTTTGGTATGTTACATTGCCCAATATTAAATGGGGATTGTTCTATGGTTTGATTTTATGTAATGCACGAGCCATCGGGGAATTTGGGGCGGTCTCTGTTGTATCAGGTCATATCCGTGGCATGACCAATACGATGCCACTTCATATTGAAATTCTCTATAATGAATATCAATTTTCAGCAGCCTTTGCTGTTGCCTCCTTAATGAGTGTTATGGCCATCTTTACATTAGTTGTGAAAGATATAATCGCATGGAAATCAAAATCTAGTTAA
- the cysI gene encoding assimilatory sulfite reductase (NADPH) hemoprotein subunit codes for MTEKIVLPPQPGEPSDVERIKTDSNYLRGTLERTMNDPLSSGIPEDDNRLMKFHGSYLQDDRDLRNERQRQKLEPAYQFMVRVRTPGGAATPAQWLVMDEMARTYGNGSLKLTTRQAFQVHGILKWNVKKYMQEINEVLLDSLAACGDVNRNVMCNVNPNQSALHEEVYNWSAKLSEHLLPRTRAYHELWLDGEKVIDSQDEEIEPIYGAQYLPRKFKIGIAIPPSNDVDVFSQDIGLIAIVEKNQLIGFNVAVGGGMGMTHGDHETYPQLARLIGFITPDKLLETAEKIITIQRDYGNRSVRKNARFKYTIDARGLAWFQEELTRRLGWEIQQARPYTFERTGDEFGWIKGADGHWHYTLFIQNGRIKDFEDYQLLTGLREIAKVHTGDFRLTPNQNLMISNVTPEKKKKINTIIEQYKLTDGAHYSALRRNSIACVSLPTCGLAMAEAERYLPSLITKLDAIIDEAGLNETEIVIRMSGCPNGCSRAAMAEIGFIGKGPGKYNMYLGASFTGNRLNKIYRENIGEEEILAELRPILLHFAKERLEGEHFGDFVIRAGYVTAVNDGREFH; via the coding sequence ATGACAGAAAAGATAGTTTTACCTCCACAGCCTGGAGAACCAAGTGATGTAGAGCGCATTAAGACTGACAGTAATTACCTACGTGGTACGCTTGAACGTACCATGAATGATCCATTAAGCTCTGGTATTCCAGAGGATGATAACCGTCTCATGAAATTCCATGGTAGTTATTTACAGGATGATCGAGATCTGCGCAATGAACGTCAACGTCAAAAGCTGGAGCCTGCTTATCAATTTATGGTGCGTGTACGAACACCAGGTGGCGCAGCTACACCAGCACAATGGCTAGTCATGGATGAAATGGCTAGAACGTATGGTAATGGCTCTTTAAAGTTAACAACACGTCAAGCATTTCAAGTACATGGTATTTTAAAATGGAATGTCAAAAAATATATGCAGGAAATCAATGAGGTACTATTGGATTCTCTGGCAGCTTGTGGAGATGTAAACCGCAATGTGATGTGTAATGTGAATCCAAACCAATCGGCATTGCATGAAGAGGTTTACAACTGGTCTGCCAAACTAAGTGAGCATTTATTACCTCGAACACGGGCTTACCATGAATTGTGGTTGGATGGGGAAAAGGTGATAGATAGTCAGGATGAAGAAATTGAACCGATTTACGGAGCACAATATTTGCCTCGTAAATTTAAAATAGGGATTGCGATTCCACCAAGTAATGACGTGGATGTTTTTTCACAAGATATTGGACTTATTGCCATCGTTGAAAAAAATCAGCTTATTGGCTTTAATGTAGCTGTTGGTGGAGGAATGGGCATGACCCATGGTGACCATGAAACCTATCCACAGCTTGCTCGTTTAATTGGCTTTATTACGCCAGATAAATTATTGGAAACAGCAGAGAAAATTATTACGATACAGCGTGATTATGGGAATCGTTCTGTGCGCAAAAATGCACGTTTTAAATACACGATCGATGCAAGAGGGCTTGCCTGGTTCCAAGAAGAATTAACACGTCGGCTAGGCTGGGAAATTCAGCAGGCTCGTCCCTATACATTTGAGCGTACTGGTGATGAATTTGGCTGGATTAAAGGGGCAGATGGTCATTGGCATTACACGTTATTTATTCAAAATGGTCGTATAAAAGACTTTGAAGATTATCAGCTGTTAACAGGATTACGCGAAATAGCTAAAGTACACACAGGTGATTTTCGCCTAACACCGAACCAAAATTTAATGATTAGCAATGTGACTCCAGAAAAAAAGAAAAAAATTAATACGATTATTGAACAATACAAACTAACAGATGGTGCGCATTATTCTGCCTTACGTCGCAATTCCATTGCCTGTGTTTCTTTACCAACCTGTGGTTTAGCAATGGCGGAAGCAGAACGCTATTTACCTTCGCTCATTACGAAGCTTGATGCCATTATCGATGAGGCAGGATTAAATGAAACAGAAATTGTTATACGCATGTCTGGCTGTCCAAACGGCTGTTCACGTGCAGCTATGGCTGAAATCGGCTTTATCGGTAAAGGACCAGGGAAATATAATATGTATTTAGGGGCAAGTTTTACAGGCAACCGATTGAATAAAATCTATCGTGAAAATATTGGCGAAGAAGAAATATTAGCAGAGCTTCGACCAATTCTTCTGCATTTTGCGAAGGAGCGTTTAGAGGGGGAGCATTTTGGTGACTTTGTTATTCGTGCTGGATATGTGACAGCTGTTAATGATGGGAGAGAATTTCACTAA
- a CDS encoding sulfate/molybdate ABC transporter ATP-binding protein has protein sequence MSIQIQNISKKYGAFQALEDISVHIQSGELVALLGPSGSGKTSLLRVIAGLETTDVGDILFDGQSITNRHPKERNVGFVFQHYALFRHMTVFDNVAYGLKVRPRKSRPSKQEITNKVMELLQLVKLENYANRYPTQLSGGQRQRVALARALAVEPKVLLLDEPFGALDAKVRKELRRWLRKLHDEFHITSIFVTHDQEEALDVADRIVVMNNGKIEQIGSPDEVYTNPNSPFVYDFLGNVNLFKGRLHNGKLMQGEVALDVPDALTHTNDNVIGYVRPHDIHIEKTSIPGTVPVKISHIHLLGPIVQIELRREDLDEFLEAELSKEQFFHLQLKVGDQVFVKPKQLKVFTPEDYSI, from the coding sequence TTGAGTATACAAATTCAAAACATATCCAAAAAATATGGTGCTTTCCAAGCCTTAGAGGATATATCAGTTCATATTCAGTCAGGGGAGCTAGTAGCACTGCTCGGCCCTTCTGGTTCGGGAAAAACCTCTTTATTACGTGTGATTGCGGGGCTGGAAACCACTGATGTTGGTGACATCTTATTTGATGGTCAGTCCATAACCAATCGACATCCAAAGGAGCGCAATGTGGGCTTTGTCTTTCAGCATTATGCCCTTTTTCGTCATATGACAGTCTTTGATAATGTCGCATATGGGCTAAAGGTTCGCCCGCGAAAAAGCAGACCCTCAAAACAAGAAATAACAAATAAAGTGATGGAATTATTGCAACTAGTCAAACTCGAAAATTACGCTAATCGATATCCAACACAGCTTTCAGGGGGGCAACGGCAACGTGTAGCACTGGCAAGAGCCCTTGCTGTAGAGCCTAAGGTTCTTTTATTGGATGAACCGTTCGGAGCACTTGATGCAAAAGTTCGCAAGGAATTACGTCGCTGGCTAAGAAAGTTGCATGATGAATTTCATATTACCAGTATATTTGTGACACACGACCAGGAGGAAGCACTAGATGTAGCGGATCGCATTGTCGTAATGAATAATGGCAAAATCGAACAAATTGGCAGCCCAGATGAGGTGTATACGAACCCAAATAGTCCATTTGTTTATGACTTCTTGGGCAATGTCAATCTTTTTAAAGGTCGCTTACATAATGGTAAGCTCATGCAAGGCGAAGTTGCACTGGATGTACCAGATGCCCTCACACATACGAATGATAACGTAATTGGCTATGTACGCCCTCATGACATTCATATCGAAAAAACAAGTATTCCAGGGACAGTTCCTGTTAAAATCAGTCATATTCATTTGCTAGGACCTATTGTCCAAATTGAGCTACGCCGTGAGGATCTTGATGAATTTTTAGAGGCGGAGTTATCAAAAGAACAATTTTTCCACCTACAGCTTAAAGTTGGCGATCAAGTATTTGTAAAGCCAAAACAATTAAAAGTATTTACCCCCGAAGATTACTCCATTTAA
- a CDS encoding YezD family protein: MVDKRAENVNLALENVRQMLNTVNHGSITLIVQNAYVVQIEKKEKIRLR, encoded by the coding sequence ATGGTAGATAAAAGAGCTGAAAACGTAAATCTAGCATTAGAGAATGTCCGCCAAATGTTAAATACTGTGAACCACGGATCAATTACATTAATTGTACAAAATGCTTACGTGGTTCAAATTGAAAAAAAGGAAAAAATCAGGCTTCGATAA
- the cysT gene encoding sulfate ABC transporter permease subunit CysT, translating to MSQLILPKKSRRIIPGFHLSLGYTMLYVSLLVLLPLSTIFIHTMSLSWTEFIAIITEPRAVASYKVSFSTALIAGLLNVLFGTIIAWVLVRYQFPFKRIIDGLVDLPFALPTAVAGIALTSLYAPNGWIGQFFDFKIAFTPLGIMIALTFIGLPFVVRTVQPVLQNISAEVEEASASLGANRLQTFSKVILPELLPAILTGFSLAFARALGEYGSVVFIAGNMPMKTEITPLIIMTKLEQYDYAGATAIAVVMLVTSFILLFTINLIQWLANRRFVQ from the coding sequence ATGAGTCAGTTAATCCTTCCTAAAAAATCACGGCGAATAATTCCAGGCTTTCATCTGTCTCTTGGTTATACAATGCTCTATGTTAGTTTACTAGTGTTACTACCACTTTCAACGATTTTCATTCATACCATGTCCTTAAGCTGGACTGAGTTTATCGCTATCATTACAGAGCCTCGTGCTGTTGCCTCTTATAAAGTGAGCTTCAGCACAGCATTGATTGCGGGCTTACTAAATGTACTTTTCGGCACCATTATCGCATGGGTTCTCGTTCGCTATCAATTTCCATTTAAACGAATCATTGATGGGCTAGTAGATTTACCCTTTGCCTTGCCTACTGCTGTTGCTGGTATTGCTTTAACATCACTCTATGCGCCAAATGGCTGGATCGGTCAATTTTTTGATTTTAAAATTGCCTTTACACCTCTTGGTATTATGATCGCGTTAACATTTATCGGGCTACCTTTTGTAGTACGTACAGTCCAACCCGTATTACAAAATATTAGCGCTGAGGTCGAGGAAGCTTCGGCAAGTCTTGGTGCCAATCGTTTACAAACCTTCAGTAAAGTCATTCTGCCAGAGCTATTACCTGCCATTTTAACTGGCTTTTCATTAGCCTTTGCCCGTGCACTTGGTGAATATGGCTCCGTTGTTTTCATTGCAGGAAATATGCCGATGAAAACAGAAATTACACCGTTAATTATTATGACGAAGCTAGAACAATATGATTATGCAGGTGCTACCGCAATAGCAGTTGTCATGCTTGTGACATCCTTTATTCTGTTGTTCACCATCAACTTGATCCAATGGCTAGCCAATCGTCGTTTTGTACAGTAG
- a CDS encoding sirohydrochlorin chelatase, whose translation MMQAILYIAHGSRVKAGVEQAVTFLQRVQQEVHVSIQEICFLELATPTIAEGIESCIRKGATAIAVMPILLLAAQHAKQDIPKEVAKAQKQYPSVKFTYGEPLGIHERLIDSLQARIIEKQQPKFDASVLLIGRGSSDPAVKRDLAKIAAKLRTKYHYKVVDTCFLYGMGPTFEDWLQQEKGKQRQVFIVPYLLFTGILRKSIAKRIQSFDSQDIVLCESLGYDDNVKKVLVERIDELLHFKEEGVS comes from the coding sequence ATGATGCAAGCAATTTTATATATTGCACACGGCAGCCGAGTCAAGGCAGGCGTAGAGCAGGCCGTAACGTTTCTTCAACGCGTGCAGCAGGAAGTTCATGTATCCATTCAAGAAATCTGCTTTTTGGAGCTTGCAACACCGACCATTGCTGAAGGAATTGAGAGCTGTATTCGAAAAGGTGCAACAGCGATTGCAGTGATGCCCATTCTACTACTAGCTGCCCAACACGCCAAACAAGATATTCCGAAAGAAGTGGCAAAAGCTCAAAAGCAATATCCATCTGTAAAGTTTACTTATGGTGAGCCTCTTGGAATCCATGAACGATTAATTGACTCATTACAAGCTAGGATAATAGAAAAACAGCAACCTAAGTTTGACGCAAGTGTTTTACTCATAGGGCGTGGGAGTAGTGATCCAGCCGTCAAAAGAGATCTAGCAAAAATTGCAGCAAAGTTACGTACTAAATACCACTATAAAGTTGTTGATACATGCTTTTTATATGGGATGGGACCGACTTTTGAAGACTGGCTCCAACAAGAAAAAGGGAAGCAACGGCAAGTCTTTATTGTACCGTATTTATTATTTACAGGTATTTTAAGGAAAAGTATTGCCAAGCGAATACAGAGTTTTGACAGCCAAGATATCGTGCTTTGTGAAAGCCTAGGCTACGATGACAATGTGAAAAAGGTGTTAGTGGAACGTATTGATGAATTATTACATTTTAAAGAGGAAGGTGTTTCGTAA
- a CDS encoding assimilatory sulfite reductase (NADPH) flavoprotein subunit produces the protein MKLQVINSPFNEEQVKLLNELLPKLTTEQKIWLNGYLSAPLAMLEASEEQPTPAAQPITQTMTILYGSQTGNSQGLAEKYAAALKAQHVEVTISSLGKFKATNLKKITNLLLIVSTHGEGDPPDQAIQFYEFLHSKRAPKLEHLQYSVLALGDSSYEFFCKTGKDFDEQFAKLGATRMVPRTDCDVDYDDAAAQWFSAVQQKFLQQATAVGSTSTSNEDTQLLEESTYSRKNPFYAEVLENLNLNGRGSNKETRHLELSIEGAHFHFEPGDSIGILPENDEQLVHTLLAALQFNPETEVTVFEETVALKDALQKKLEITVLSRPLLEKIGAYTEHQQFLKLFEEPNAWKGYAKGRDLLDVVKDFAPFTWSAQQFVEMLRKIPARLYSIASSQKANNEEVHLTIGKVSYETAGRKRLGVCSGSVAERVQIGDTLPIYVHKNPNFRLPENEDTPIIMIGAGTGVAPYRAFLEEREELGIEGKAWLIFGDQHFVTDFLYQTDWQRWLASGTLSQMHVAFSRDTDQKVYVQHKLQENAASFYEWLEQGAVIYVCGDKQSMAADVDATIHHIIEQQGQKTPEEAKIIVNELKQQKRYQRDVY, from the coding sequence TTGAAATTGCAAGTAATAAACAGTCCATTTAATGAAGAGCAGGTGAAGTTATTAAATGAGCTTCTTCCTAAATTAACAACCGAACAAAAAATTTGGCTTAACGGTTATTTAAGTGCACCACTAGCAATGTTGGAGGCAAGTGAGGAACAGCCAACACCAGCAGCCCAACCCATTACCCAAACAATGACCATTTTATATGGCTCTCAAACAGGCAATAGTCAAGGATTAGCTGAAAAATATGCAGCCGCTTTAAAAGCTCAACATGTAGAGGTTACTATCTCATCATTAGGAAAATTTAAAGCAACTAATTTAAAAAAGATAACAAATCTTTTACTGATTGTTAGTACACATGGGGAAGGTGATCCACCCGATCAAGCGATACAATTCTATGAGTTTTTGCACAGTAAGCGCGCACCTAAGCTAGAGCATCTACAGTATTCGGTCCTTGCTTTAGGGGATAGCTCCTATGAATTTTTCTGTAAAACGGGGAAGGATTTCGATGAGCAATTCGCCAAATTAGGTGCAACAAGAATGGTTCCCCGAACTGATTGTGATGTGGATTATGACGACGCAGCTGCACAGTGGTTCTCAGCAGTTCAACAAAAATTTCTGCAGCAAGCAACTGCTGTAGGGTCTACTTCAACATCAAACGAAGACACGCAACTACTAGAAGAATCTACATATTCAAGAAAAAATCCATTTTACGCTGAAGTACTTGAAAATCTGAATTTAAATGGTCGTGGCTCGAATAAAGAGACACGTCATCTTGAATTATCAATTGAGGGAGCTCATTTTCATTTTGAACCTGGAGATAGCATTGGCATTCTGCCAGAGAATGATGAGCAATTAGTCCATACATTGCTGGCAGCCCTTCAATTCAATCCAGAAACGGAAGTGACTGTTTTTGAGGAAACGGTAGCATTGAAGGATGCGTTACAGAAAAAATTAGAGATTACGGTGTTATCTAGGCCTTTACTCGAAAAAATAGGTGCTTATACAGAGCATCAACAATTTTTAAAGCTATTTGAGGAACCGAATGCTTGGAAGGGCTATGCAAAAGGTAGAGATTTACTTGATGTGGTAAAGGATTTTGCACCATTTACATGGAGTGCTCAGCAATTTGTAGAGATGCTACGTAAAATTCCAGCACGACTTTATTCAATCGCTAGTAGCCAAAAGGCCAATAACGAAGAAGTTCATTTAACCATTGGAAAGGTTAGCTACGAGACAGCTGGCAGAAAACGTTTGGGTGTTTGTTCTGGCAGTGTAGCAGAACGTGTTCAAATTGGTGATACATTACCAATCTATGTTCATAAAAACCCGAACTTCAGATTACCAGAGAATGAAGATACGCCAATTATTATGATTGGAGCAGGTACAGGAGTTGCCCCGTATCGAGCTTTCCTTGAGGAGCGAGAAGAGTTAGGGATTGAGGGGAAGGCGTGGCTTATTTTTGGCGACCAGCATTTTGTTACGGACTTTCTTTATCAAACGGATTGGCAACGTTGGCTTGCATCGGGCACATTAAGCCAAATGCATGTAGCCTTTTCACGAGATACCGACCAAAAAGTATATGTTCAGCATAAATTACAAGAAAATGCGGCGAGCTTTTATGAATGGCTTGAGCAGGGTGCTGTCATTTATGTGTGTGGTGATAAGCAGTCGATGGCAGCTGATGTGGATGCAACCATTCATCACATCATTGAGCAGCAAGGGCAGAAAACACCAGAGGAAGCAAAAATCATTGTGAATGAATTAAAACAGCAGAAACGCTACCAACGTGACGTTTACTAA